Proteins encoded by one window of Megachile rotundata isolate GNS110a chromosome 10, iyMegRotu1, whole genome shotgun sequence:
- the sano gene encoding CABIT domain-containing protein serrano, with product MAATDGQIVVAAARWAEEATYLREFVSKYRLPAVIKITKGQYGGLGVPTLPAPSLQSTALLVSAGRRRKIVAQAVKIKEGRRVVGVGPRLAIPDSYAGYFEILSEEGRAVRGIESVSELCRRCPEEGALVRETVRGIACRVDDESGIVVPEGTRPLAAGETIMTAGEVSLPGRGRFLRCVDCRGESVLLGMEQRGRFSALAREDNISGVHTARALLSKRLPLTVRLVHGQPPRGLKSSSQFVPELRLLSTFEEEHVFALPLQREGAAVALPLAAPLKLVKARNEEALRSMQEFTRLVERASRIVADVADRAHVLDGRLGESKPSRQTRSGSGFLRRSSTNSDNGPLSHHRNSAGHHHHHHHYHSNGHQASSGHAGYRDENRVPPSACTEEYDEIDQIYDYVRGFAPLPKSVRLPYETPLPGPQGSSPPLTPVTVTVAPLLDDRPEPPPIETIPTKKIQAEKRTRRAVKEAPQPRLEKPPLAKLYVKNSGTQRGRPLMRQKSASPLKETPPGYKGGSPLFNIRYKSLTNLQQAMELDGTLDSSHSGGRTSGDSGAGAKLPEKRSRRLSRPRSLTNLVWELRGGSGLGCARPETPPPATAAPLPPTKCGPRLAVTVVAPRRVGTLYL from the exons ATGGCCGCGACGGACGGTCAGATCGTGGTTGCGGCGGCACGTTGGGCCGAGGAAGCGACGTACTTGCGTGAATTCGTGTCCAAGTATCGTCTGCCGGCGGTGATCAAGATCACTAAGGGCCAGTACGGTGGTCTGGGAGTGCCGACCCTACCGGCGCCCAGTTTGCAGAGTACGGCCCTGTTGGTGTCAGCCGGACGTCGCCGGAAGATCGTGGCACAAGCGGTGAAGATCAAGGAAGGTCGCAGGGTGGTAGGCGTGGGGCCCAGGCTGGCTATACCGGACTCGTACGCGGGCTACTTCGAGATCCTGAGCGAGGAGGGCAGAGCGGTGCGCGGGATCGAGTCGGTGAGCGAGCTGTGTCGAAGATGCCCGGAGGAAGGAGCGCTGGTGCGGGAAACCGTGCGGGGTATAGCCTGCAGAGTGGACGACGAGTCGGGCATAGTCGTTCCCGAGGGCACGAGGCCCCTGGCTGCCGGGGAGACGATCATGACTGCCGGGGAAGTGAGTCTGCCCGGTCGCGGTAGATTTCTGCGCTGCGTCGACTGCCGGGGCGAGAGCGTGCTGCTGGGCATGGAGCAGCGTGGTCGTTTCAGCGCGCTCGCCCGCGAGGACAACATCAGCGGCGTTCACACGGCCAGAGCGCTGCTCAGCAAGCGTCTGCCCTTGACCGTCAGACTGGTGCACGGTCAGCCACCCAGAGGGCTCAAGTCGTCGTCGCAGTTCGTGCCGGAGCTCAGGCTGTTGTCCACGTTCGAGGAGGAGCACGTGTTCGCGTTGCCGTTGCAGCGGGAGGGTGCGGCGGTGGCGTTGCCTCTGGCTGCTCCGTTGAAGCTGGTCAAAGCGAGGAACGAGGAGGCGCTCAGGTCGATGCAGGAGTTCACGAGGCTGGTGGAGCGGGCATCGCGTATCGTCGCCGACGTGGCTGATCGCGCGCACGTGCTGGACGGACGTCTGGGCGAGAGCAAGCCCTCCAGACAGACAAGAAGCGGTTCGGGCTTCCTCAGGCGGTCCTCGACCAACTCGGACAACGGCCCGTTGAGTCATCACAGAAACAGCGCCGGCCATCATCATCACCATCATCACTATCATAGCAACGGACACCAGGCGTCCTCGGGACACGCGGGATACAGGGACGAGAACCGCGTACCTCCTTCGGCCTGCACGGAGGAGTACGACGAGATCGATCAGATCTATGACTACGTCCGCGGGTTCGCGCCGTTGCCCAAGAGCGTCAGGTTACCGTACGAGACCCCTTTGCCCGGACCCCAGGGCTCTAGCCCGCCTCTGACACCCGTCACCGTCACGGTAGCGCCTTTGCTCGACGACAGACCGGAACCGCCGCCTATCGAGACCATTCCGACCAAGAAGATCCAAGCGGAGAAGAGAACGAGGCGCGCGGTCAAGGAGGCGCCACAGCCCAGGCTCGAGAAACCACCGTTGGCCAAACTGTACGTGAAGAACAGCGGCACTCAGAGAGGTCGCCCTTTGATGAGGCAGAAGAGCGCGTCGCCGTTGAAGGAAACGCCTCCTGGGTACAAGGGAGGCTCCCCGCTTTTCAATATCCGATACAAGAGCCTGACCAACCTTCAGCAGGCCATGGAACTCGACGGCACTCTGGACTCCAGTCATTCTGGAGGGAGGACGTCGGGGGACTCCGGTGCTGGTGCTAAGCTACCGGAGAAAAG ATCGCGGCGTCTAAGCAGACCACGCTCGCTGACGAATTTAGTGTGGGAGCTTCGCGGCGGAAGTGGCCTTGGTTGCGCGAGACCGGAAACACCGCCACCAGCAACAGCCGCGCCACTGCCACCGACTAAATGTGGACCACGTCTGGCTGTCACCGTGGTGGCACCCCGACGTGTCGGCACGCTCTACCTCTAA